A portion of the Lampris incognitus isolate fLamInc1 chromosome 9, fLamInc1.hap2, whole genome shotgun sequence genome contains these proteins:
- the ndufa3 gene encoding NADH dehydrogenase [ubiquinone] 1 alpha subcomplex subunit 3, which produces MAGVGAFLKNAWNKEPVIVTSCTVALVGLVLPFVSPLTKYSAMINQATPYNYPVPVRDDGNMPDVPAHPCEPKGPNLEWLKNL; this is translated from the exons ATGGCGG GGGTCGGAGCCTTCCTGAAGAACGCCTGGAACAAGGAGCCGGTGATCGTCACCTCTTGCACGGTGGCGCTTGTGG GGCTTGTGCTGCCATTTGTCAGTCCCCTCACAAAGTATTCAGCAATGATAAACCAAGCTACGCCATACAACTACCCAG TTCCTGTGCGAGACGATGGAAACATGCCAGATGTCCCAGCCCATCCCTGTGAACCAAAGGGACCAAACCTAGAGTGGCTGAAAAACCTCTAA
- the tfpt gene encoding TCF3 fusion partner, translating to MMEDFSGLDLPPLFGGHILEAELEPGGVELGPGEVEQGPGNRELLESGGQDDEERRALNKRKYIALSKRCKEIEQVNQKILCRLHQIQRLTRRMKKERRFLMKTLDAHGDDYRTAQLTIVLEDESGTHLDSAPGGEDDRPNGASGSSSSAAFHHVAGPKKRRHRIPKQEKDKDQQNEPDMPMLAETQFGELPSPTSLSH from the exons ATGATGGAGGATTTCTCCGGTTTGGACCTGCCACCTCTCTTTGGAGGGCACATCCTGGAAGCAGAGTTGGAACCTGGTGGTGTTGAGCTTGGCCCAGGGGAG GTGGAGCAAGGCCCTGGAAACAGAGAGCTCTTGGAAAGTGGAGGGCAAGACGATGAAGAGAGGAGAGCACTTAATAAAAGAAAATACATAGCTCTGAGTAAGAGATGTAAAGAAATCGAAcag GTGAATCAAAAGATCCTTTGTCGCCTTCACCAAATACAAAGATTAACACGACGCATGAAGAAAGAAAGACG GTTTCTCATGAAGACCCTTGATGCTCATGGTGATGACTACAGAACTGCACAGCTCACTATAGTGCTTGAG GATGAGTCCGGCACCCATTTAGATTCTGCTCCCGGTGGAGAGGATGACAGGCCGAATGGTGCATCaggctcctcctcctctgctgcatTCCATCATGTGGCTGGACCAAAGAAGAGGAGACATCGAATTCCAAAGCAGGAGAAAGATAAAGATCAGCAG AATGAACCAGATATGCCGATGTTGGCTGAGACACAGTTTGGAGAATTGCCCAGCCCAACCTCTTTGTCTCACTGA
- the cnot3a gene encoding CCR4-NOT transcription complex subunit 3a isoform X1, with protein sequence MADKRKLQGEIDRCLKKVAEGVEQFEDIWQKLHNAANANQKEKYEADLKKEIKKLQRLRDQIKTWLASNEIKDKRQLVENRKLIETQMERFKVVERETKTKAYSKEGLGLAQKVDPAQREKEETGQWLTNTIDTLNMQVDQFESEVESLSVQTRKKKGDKEKQDRIEELKRLIERHRFHIRMLETILRMLDNDSVQVDSIQKIKDDVEYYIDSSQDPDFEENEFLYDDLDLEDIPAALVATSPSGQGNIEDEMFLHSSSTPTSTTSSSPIPPSPATCTAENSEDDKKRGRSTDSEVSQSPVKNGTPSLLSSFSSSTTSGSSSSSSLVSMASVVVGLPVVPTSNSLIGSFSSAVQQHQHQPPQQQPQPPSQQQQQPPQQTKPSAPSNNTPSPPSHPTLPASTTSSLPTPSIPSSVAPISQSQPSSGPTPASSLGLGLGLGLSKVGMTGTSSANQMSGLGLSGMQTPLNTMAGLISGSTPAPYAQAAASGGLGLSSTNQSSVSAESSTSISASGSSGVTTNGAGTGLGLLGSSPAHSSLTGGILGLVPGQNIAPGTSQVPPVSAAPGGVAGMMGGNGGNVGGVGVNSAAARPPSGLKQNGSTSYSAVVAESSTESALSTPSQSQNSQPSSLTSSASQPMDNGPSLISSITLPPSSPSPSFSDSTPGGGSLLNGPHSYTQASEGLKLPTDHRHILRESRVTAQAAEPPGTMATATNTRKRKQCQAPEPLSSLKAMAERAALGTSLDGEIPNLHLTDRDIFSGSSAAPGTPAAPQPSPSEVSIPPSLGVCPLGPTPLPKDQLYQQAMQESAWTHMPHPSDSERIRQYLMRNPCPTLPFHHQMPPHHSDSIEFYQRLSTETLFFIFYYLEGTKAQYLSAKALKKQSWRFHTKYMMWFQRHEEPKTITDEFEQGTYIYFDYEKWGQRKKEGFTFEYRYLEDRDLQ encoded by the exons ATGGCTGACAAGAGAAAACTTCAAG GTGAAATCGACAGATGTTTGAAAAAAGTAGCTGAAGGTGTAGAACAGTTTGAAGATATTTGGCAGAAG CTTCACAATGCAGCCAACGCAAACCAGAAGGAAAAATATGAGGCGGACCTCAAAAAAGAGATTAAAAAACTACAA CGACTGAGAGATCAGATTAAAACATGGCTGGCTTCAAACGAGATCAAAGACAAAAGGCAGCTAGTTGAGAATCGCAAACTTATCGAGACG CAAATGGAGCGGTTCAAGGTGGTCGAGCGAGAAACAAAAACCAAGGCCTATTCTAAAGAAGGATTGGGGCTGGCCCAGAAAGTGGATCCAGCCCAGAGGGAAAAGGAAGAAACTGGACAGTGGCTAACG AATACGATAGACACTTTAAATATGCAGGTGGACCAGTTTGAGAGTGAGGTGGAGTCTCTCTCTGTTCAGACGAGAAAGAAGAAGGGCGATAAAGAG AAGCAAGACCGTATTGAAGAGCTCAAGCGGTTAATTGAGAGGCACAGATTCCACATTCGTATGCTGGAAACCATTTTGCGTATGCTGGACAACGATTCAGTGCAAGTGGACTCCATCCAGAAGATCAAGGATGATGTAGAATATTACATTGACTCCTCGCAGGACCCAGACTTCGAGGAGAATGAATTCCTGTATGACGACTTAGATCTGGAAGACATCC CTGCAGCACTAGTCGCCACTTCACCGTCAGGACAGGGAAACATCGAGGACGAGATGTTTCTCCACTCCAGCAGCACTCCCacttccaccacctcctcctcaccCATCCCTCCATCTCCAGCCACTTGCACTGCC GAGAACTCAGAGGACGATAAGAAAAGGGGACGGTCGACAGACAGTGAAGTTAGTCAG TCACCTGTGAAGAATGGCACCCCCTCCTTAttgtcttccttctcttcctCGACCACCTCcggctcctcctcatcctcctcacttGTGTCTATGGCGAGTGTCGTCGTGGGCCTCCCTGTGGTTCCCACGAGCAACAGTCTCATAGGAAGCTTCAGTAGTGCGGTGCAGCAACATCAACATCAACCTCCGCAGCAGCAACCTCAGCCACCCagccaacaacagcagcagccacCTCAACAAACAAAACCTTCTGCCCCCTCAAACAACACCCCCAGCCCGCCCAGCCATCCGACTCTTCCAgcctccaccacctcctctctCCCAACTCCCAGCATACCCAGCTCAGTTGCTCCCATCTCCCAGTCCCAGCCCTCATCAGGGCCTACCCCGGCCTCCAGCTTGGGACTTGGGTTGGGGCTAGGTTTGAGCAAAGTTGGCATGACGGGGACCAGCAGTGCCAACCAGATGTCTGGTTTAGGCCTGAGTGGCATGCAGACCCCTTTGAACACAATGGCAGGACTGATTTCGGGTTCTACTCCTGCCCCTTACGCTCAGGCAGCAGCATCAGGAGGCCTGGGCTTGAGCAGCACCAACCAGTCGAGTGTTTCAGCAGAGAGCAGCACCTCCATCTCCGCCTCTGGCTCCAGTGGAGTCACCACCAATGGGGCTGGGACAGGGCTCGGCTTGCTGGGTTCTAGCCCAGCTCACAGCTCTCTGACGGGGGGTATTCTGGGTCTGGTCCCAGGCCAAAACATAGCCCCTGGCACCTCTCAGGTGCCCCCTGTTAGTGCTGCCCCTGGAGGGGTAGCGGGTATGATGGGAGGTAATGGAGGGAACGTCGGAGGGGTAGGGGTGAACTCAGCTGCTGCTAGACCACCAAGTGGACTGAAACAAAATGGAAGCACAA GTTACAGTGCCGTAGTGGCAGAGAGTTCCACGGAGTCAGCCCTAAGCACACCTAGCCAATCACAAAACAGCCAGCCCTCATCTCTCACCTCCTCAGCCAGTCAGCC GATGGACAATGGTCCGAGCTTGATCAGCTCCATCACCCTGCCCCCGAGCTCTCCGTCCCCTTCGTTTTCAGACAGCACGCCTGGAGGAGGGAGTCTTCTCAATGGGCCCCATTCTTACACACAAGCTTCTGAGGGCCTCAAG CTCCCCACAGACCACCGTCACATACTGAGGGAGTCCAGAGTGACAGCACAGGCAGCAGAGCCACCAGGGACCATGGCAACAGCCACTAACACACGAAAGAGAAAGCAGTGTCAG GCTCCAGAGCCTCTTAGTTCCCTGAAGGCAATGGCTGAGAGGGCGGCCCTTGGAACAAGCTTGGATGGAGAGATCCCCAACTTACACCTAACAGACAGAG ATATCTTCTCTGGTTCATCTGCAGCCCCTGGCACCCCGGCAGCTCCCCAGCCATCCCCGTCGGAGGTCAGCATACCCCCCTCGCTGGGGGTGTGTCCACTCGGTCCCACACCTCTCCCCAAAGATCAGCTCTACCAGCAGGCCATGCAGGAATCTGCATGGACACACATGCCTCACCCGTCTGATTCTGAGAGGATCAG GCAATACCTGATGAGGAATCCATGCCCCACCTTGCCCTTCCATCACCAGATGCCACCTCACCACTCTGACTCAATAGAGTTTTACCAGAGACTGTCAACAGAAaccctcttcttcatcttctacTATTTAGAG GGCACCAAGGCTCAGTATCTGTCTGCCAAGGCTCTGAAGAAACAGTCCTGGAGGTTCCACACCAAGTACATGATGTGGTTCCAGAGGCACGAGGAACCCAAGACTATCACTGATGAGTTTGAACAG GGCACTTACATTTACTTTGACTATGAGAAATGGGGccagagaaaaaaggaggggttCACCTTTGAGTATAGGTACCTTGAAGACCGAGACCTGCAGTGA
- the cnot3a gene encoding CCR4-NOT transcription complex subunit 3a isoform X2, producing MADKRKLQGEIDRCLKKVAEGVEQFEDIWQKLHNAANANQKEKYEADLKKEIKKLQRLRDQIKTWLASNEIKDKRQLVENRKLIETQMERFKVVERETKTKAYSKEGLGLAQKVDPAQREKEETGQWLTNTIDTLNMQVDQFESEVESLSVQTRKKKGDKEKQDRIEELKRLIERHRFHIRMLETILRMLDNDSVQVDSIQKIKDDVEYYIDSSQDPDFEENEFLYDDLDLEDIPAALVATSPSGQGNIEDEMFLHSSSTPTSTTSSSPIPPSPATCTAENSEDDKKRGRSTDSEVSQSPVKNGTPSLLSSFSSSTTSGSSSSSSLVSMASVVVGLPVVPTSNSLIGSFSSAVQQHQHQPPQQQPQPPSQQQQQPPQQTKPSAPSNNTPSPPSHPTLPASTTSSLPTPSIPSSVAPISQSQPSSGPTPASSLGLGLGLGLSKVGMTGTSSANQMSGLGLSGMQTPLNTMAGLISGSTPAPYAQAAASGGLGLSSTNQSSVSAESSTSISASGSSGVTTNGAGTGLGLLGSSPAHSSLTGGILGLVPGQNIAPGTSQVPPVSAAPGGVAGMMGGNGGNVGGVGVNSAAARPPSGLKQNGSTSYSAVVAESSTESALSTPSQSQNSQPSSLTSSASQPMDNGPSLISSITLPPSSPSPSFSDSTPGGGSLLNGPHSYTQASEGLKAPEPLSSLKAMAERAALGTSLDGEIPNLHLTDRDIFSGSSAAPGTPAAPQPSPSEVSIPPSLGVCPLGPTPLPKDQLYQQAMQESAWTHMPHPSDSERIRQYLMRNPCPTLPFHHQMPPHHSDSIEFYQRLSTETLFFIFYYLEGTKAQYLSAKALKKQSWRFHTKYMMWFQRHEEPKTITDEFEQGTYIYFDYEKWGQRKKEGFTFEYRYLEDRDLQ from the exons ATGGCTGACAAGAGAAAACTTCAAG GTGAAATCGACAGATGTTTGAAAAAAGTAGCTGAAGGTGTAGAACAGTTTGAAGATATTTGGCAGAAG CTTCACAATGCAGCCAACGCAAACCAGAAGGAAAAATATGAGGCGGACCTCAAAAAAGAGATTAAAAAACTACAA CGACTGAGAGATCAGATTAAAACATGGCTGGCTTCAAACGAGATCAAAGACAAAAGGCAGCTAGTTGAGAATCGCAAACTTATCGAGACG CAAATGGAGCGGTTCAAGGTGGTCGAGCGAGAAACAAAAACCAAGGCCTATTCTAAAGAAGGATTGGGGCTGGCCCAGAAAGTGGATCCAGCCCAGAGGGAAAAGGAAGAAACTGGACAGTGGCTAACG AATACGATAGACACTTTAAATATGCAGGTGGACCAGTTTGAGAGTGAGGTGGAGTCTCTCTCTGTTCAGACGAGAAAGAAGAAGGGCGATAAAGAG AAGCAAGACCGTATTGAAGAGCTCAAGCGGTTAATTGAGAGGCACAGATTCCACATTCGTATGCTGGAAACCATTTTGCGTATGCTGGACAACGATTCAGTGCAAGTGGACTCCATCCAGAAGATCAAGGATGATGTAGAATATTACATTGACTCCTCGCAGGACCCAGACTTCGAGGAGAATGAATTCCTGTATGACGACTTAGATCTGGAAGACATCC CTGCAGCACTAGTCGCCACTTCACCGTCAGGACAGGGAAACATCGAGGACGAGATGTTTCTCCACTCCAGCAGCACTCCCacttccaccacctcctcctcaccCATCCCTCCATCTCCAGCCACTTGCACTGCC GAGAACTCAGAGGACGATAAGAAAAGGGGACGGTCGACAGACAGTGAAGTTAGTCAG TCACCTGTGAAGAATGGCACCCCCTCCTTAttgtcttccttctcttcctCGACCACCTCcggctcctcctcatcctcctcacttGTGTCTATGGCGAGTGTCGTCGTGGGCCTCCCTGTGGTTCCCACGAGCAACAGTCTCATAGGAAGCTTCAGTAGTGCGGTGCAGCAACATCAACATCAACCTCCGCAGCAGCAACCTCAGCCACCCagccaacaacagcagcagccacCTCAACAAACAAAACCTTCTGCCCCCTCAAACAACACCCCCAGCCCGCCCAGCCATCCGACTCTTCCAgcctccaccacctcctctctCCCAACTCCCAGCATACCCAGCTCAGTTGCTCCCATCTCCCAGTCCCAGCCCTCATCAGGGCCTACCCCGGCCTCCAGCTTGGGACTTGGGTTGGGGCTAGGTTTGAGCAAAGTTGGCATGACGGGGACCAGCAGTGCCAACCAGATGTCTGGTTTAGGCCTGAGTGGCATGCAGACCCCTTTGAACACAATGGCAGGACTGATTTCGGGTTCTACTCCTGCCCCTTACGCTCAGGCAGCAGCATCAGGAGGCCTGGGCTTGAGCAGCACCAACCAGTCGAGTGTTTCAGCAGAGAGCAGCACCTCCATCTCCGCCTCTGGCTCCAGTGGAGTCACCACCAATGGGGCTGGGACAGGGCTCGGCTTGCTGGGTTCTAGCCCAGCTCACAGCTCTCTGACGGGGGGTATTCTGGGTCTGGTCCCAGGCCAAAACATAGCCCCTGGCACCTCTCAGGTGCCCCCTGTTAGTGCTGCCCCTGGAGGGGTAGCGGGTATGATGGGAGGTAATGGAGGGAACGTCGGAGGGGTAGGGGTGAACTCAGCTGCTGCTAGACCACCAAGTGGACTGAAACAAAATGGAAGCACAA GTTACAGTGCCGTAGTGGCAGAGAGTTCCACGGAGTCAGCCCTAAGCACACCTAGCCAATCACAAAACAGCCAGCCCTCATCTCTCACCTCCTCAGCCAGTCAGCC GATGGACAATGGTCCGAGCTTGATCAGCTCCATCACCCTGCCCCCGAGCTCTCCGTCCCCTTCGTTTTCAGACAGCACGCCTGGAGGAGGGAGTCTTCTCAATGGGCCCCATTCTTACACACAAGCTTCTGAGGGCCTCAAG GCTCCAGAGCCTCTTAGTTCCCTGAAGGCAATGGCTGAGAGGGCGGCCCTTGGAACAAGCTTGGATGGAGAGATCCCCAACTTACACCTAACAGACAGAG ATATCTTCTCTGGTTCATCTGCAGCCCCTGGCACCCCGGCAGCTCCCCAGCCATCCCCGTCGGAGGTCAGCATACCCCCCTCGCTGGGGGTGTGTCCACTCGGTCCCACACCTCTCCCCAAAGATCAGCTCTACCAGCAGGCCATGCAGGAATCTGCATGGACACACATGCCTCACCCGTCTGATTCTGAGAGGATCAG GCAATACCTGATGAGGAATCCATGCCCCACCTTGCCCTTCCATCACCAGATGCCACCTCACCACTCTGACTCAATAGAGTTTTACCAGAGACTGTCAACAGAAaccctcttcttcatcttctacTATTTAGAG GGCACCAAGGCTCAGTATCTGTCTGCCAAGGCTCTGAAGAAACAGTCCTGGAGGTTCCACACCAAGTACATGATGTGGTTCCAGAGGCACGAGGAACCCAAGACTATCACTGATGAGTTTGAACAG GGCACTTACATTTACTTTGACTATGAGAAATGGGGccagagaaaaaaggaggggttCACCTTTGAGTATAGGTACCTTGAAGACCGAGACCTGCAGTGA
- the prpf31 gene encoding U4/U6 small nuclear ribonucleoprotein Prp31 has product MSLADELLADLEEAGDEGEDGLYPGGEEGESDGEEAEGKTGGLEDIPEEMEVDYSGAESVTSIAKLRNSKQFSEITDKIAVYVGKQRKNSEVSGPVEADPEYRLIVAANNLTVEIDNELNIIHKFTRDKYSKRFPELESLVPNSLDYIRTVKELGNNLDKCKNNETLQQILTNATIMVVSVTASTTQGVLLGEDELKRLEEACDMALELNQSKHRIYEYVESRMSFIAPNLSIIVGASTAAKIMGIAGGLTNLSKMPACNLMLLGAQRKTLSGFSSTSLLPHTGYIYHCDVVQSLPPDLRRKAARLVAAKCTLAARVDSFHESAGGKVGYDLKEEIERKFDKWQEPPPVKQVKPLPAPLDGQRKKRGGRRYRKMKERLGLTEIRKHANRMTFAEIEDDAYQEDLGFSLGQLGKSGSGRVRQAQVNEATKARISKSLQRTLQKQSMTYGGKSTVRDRSSGTSSSVAFTPLQGLEIVNPQAAEKKVAEANQKYFSNMAEFLKVKKEEKM; this is encoded by the exons ATGTCTCTGGCGGACGAGCTCCTGGCGGATCTGGAGGAGGCTGGGGATGAGGGGGAGGATGGACTGTAtccgggaggggaggagggagagagcgatggagaggaAGCAGAGGGAAAGACGGGAGGGTTGGAAGACATCCCAGAGGAGATGGAGGTTGACTATAGTGGAGCAGAAAGTGTGACATCCATAGCCAAGCTTCGCAATAGCAAGCAG TTTTCAGAGATTACGGACAAAATTGCAGTATATGTTGGAAAGCAGCGCAAGAACTCAGAGG TGTCTGGCCCAGTTGAAGCAGACCCAGAATACAGACTGATCGTTGCAGCCAATAACCTCACAGTAGAGATCGACAATGAACTAA ATATAATTCACAAGTTTACCCGTGATAAATATTCCAAGAGGTTCCCAGAGCTCGAGTCCCTAGTGCCAAATTCTCTAGATTACATCCGGACGGTCAAG GAACTAGGAAACAATTTGGACAAGTGCAAGAACAATGAGACACTGCAGCAGATCTTAACTAATGCCACCATCATGGTCGTCAGTGTCACGGCCTCAACCACACAAGG TGTTCTGCTCGGTGAGGACGAGCTGAAGCGGTTAGAAGAAGCGTGTGACATGGCCCTGGAGCTGAACCAGTCTAAACACAGGATATACGAATACGTCGAATCCAGAATGTCATTCATCGCACCAAATCTGTCCATCATAGTCGGTGCATCAACAGCTGCCAAGATCATGG GTATCGCTGGAGGCCTCACCAACTTGTCTAAGATGCCAGCATGTAACCTGATGTTGCTGGGTGCCCAAAGGAAGACCCTGTCAGGTTTCAGTAGCACCTCCCTGCTGCCCCACACAGGCTACATCTACCACTGTGACGTTGTGCAGTCGCTGCCCCCT GACCTGAGGAGGAAGGCGGCTCGTCTGGTGGCTGCTAAGTGCACGCTGGCTGCCCGGGTAGACAGCTTCCACGAGAGTGCAGGCGGCAag GTCGGCTACGATCTAAAGGAGGAGATCGAGAGGAAGTTTGACAAGTGGCAGGAGCCCCCCCCAGTGAAGCAGGTCAAACCTCTGCCAGCCCCACTGGATGgacagaggaaaaagagaggaggaaggag GTACCGCAAGATGAAGGAGCGTCTCGGACTGACTGAGATCAGGAAACATGCCAACAGGATGACCTTTGCAGAG ATTGAGGATGATGCGTACCAAGAGGACCTCGGCTTCAGCCTGGGCCAGCTGGGGAAAAGTGGCAGCGGGCGTGTTAGACAGGCTCAGGTCAACGAGGCCACTAAGGCCAGGATCTCCAAATCCCTCCAG CGGACACTGCAGAAGCAGAGCATGACGTACGGTGGAAAGTCTACAGTCCGAGATCGCTCCTCAGGAACCAGTTCCAGCGTAGCTTTCACTCCTCTCCAG gGGCTGGAGATTGTGAATCCACAAGCTGCAGAGAAGAAGGTGGCCGAGGCTAACCAGAAATACTTCTCTAATATGGCGGAGTTCCTCAAGGTTAAAAAAGAGGAGAAGATGTGa